AGAGGAGATCACATAAAGTAAAGTATAACTGCAAAGAAAATGAAGTTAAAGGAAGTAGGAAGTAAGAATTAGATTACCTTTAAAAAACTACGATATgtttttgattaaataaattttaaaaatggaaaattaaagGCATTACAGAAAGGAAATGTAAAGGCtaaatacattatatacattacAATACCTtaggctatacaaataaattctgcaaatataaatactatttatataaaaatataaataaaatgtaaaaattatgcGTCACGTATTGCATGAATTCCTGTTAAATACTGACTTGTTCAAGTCCTTCTATCTCCTACATAGAGGTAGTCATGCTGCATGTACTATAAATACTATAAATGCACCATATATAAggataatattaatattaatataattaaactATAAGCAATATATAATGCAGTATAATATATAGTTAAATGcataactactactactatcaaTACAATCAAAGGTGCTGTTGTGTTGCTGTAAATTGcagtaaatacagaaaaaagataaaacaaagtattatatgtaaaataattttagaacatatatgaataaatatttgtgtaaactacatattattattgtatagtgtgtatattatatatatattatacatgtatTATGTAAAACACTGCTAATTTACACTAGTTTtatgtatattgtatttaatatcatacatattatgcatatttttatctttatcatacatttatgtataatAATTCCAGTATAAAACTaagttaaaaatactaaaaaacataacaaaagatGACAGAAAAGACCGTttaatctctttctttttgcttcagtatctgaatgtgtttttgtgtgtctctgtctctgattggccGGCAGGAGAATGTGTCCTGTGTGGTTATTGGTGGCTGTGGTGGTTGTGGGCGGGTCCAGAggagctgtcagtcagtgcTGGGAGCATCCGAGCTGTCAGGAGCTGAACTCTGACAGCAGCATGACGGTaacaacaaacacagcaaactaAACTTCTTACAGTAGAATTCAACTACAGTCAGATTCATTATGATTCTCTGTGGataatattttgttattttaagtgttgAAATCTTTAATGAAAGCATTTCTTTCATCCTGGTGGTCAataaagtcagttttttttcttcttattccaTTTTTAAGGACacttttaagagaaaaataaagtcaTTTATCGTGTTTCCTACCTTCTCCTCCTGCAGGAGTGTATCCAGCTCTGTCACTCTGACCTCACCGCCGAGAAGCCCGTCGTCCCCGGCAACGCCCACCTGCAACCTCCCCCTCTGCCAgacccctcctcttcctcctccttcatcctcccttcctcctcctctcctcaatCCAAGCGCTCCTACTCAATGGAGCACTTTCGCTGGGGGAAGCCCGTTGGCCGAAAGCGCCGCCCCGTCAAAGTCTACACCTCTAACGGCGTGGAGGAGGAATCAGCCGAGGTTTTCCCTGGAGAGATGAGGAGGCGGGAGCTGGCCAATGAGttgctggcagcagcagcagcagcagaggaggaggagaaggctCAGGAGGTGatggcggaggaggaggaggagcagaagcAGCTCCTCCAGGAGAAGAAGGATGGCTCCTACAAGATGAAGCACTTTCGCTGGAGCGGCCCGCCGGCGAGCAAACGCTACGGCGGCTTCATGAAGAGCTGGGACGAACGCAGCCAGAGACCGCTGCTCACGCTCTTCAAAAATGTCATCAACAAAGATGGACAGCAGCAATAGTGAGAGAgcaagggaggagaggaggagacaggaggagagataAGACAGAGCAGAGGTAGAAGAAGTAGAAAACTTTTTACACAGCCAATCAGCAGGCAGCAAAGAGTTCCCATTGGCCAGAGAAGCTTGTTAGCAGACAACTTAGTGACCAATAAAAAGCTCTGAAACTGCCGTCTGTAACTGGATCCTgaatgactgacagagagaaaaagagagtgtgAGAAAgatgttttgatatttattgattaatgtaaataactgtaaattatattaaaacataaagttATTTGCAAGCAAAAGAAGAGACATGTTTTTGATattcta
This DNA window, taken from Thunnus albacares chromosome 24, fThuAlb1.1, whole genome shotgun sequence, encodes the following:
- the LOC122976109 gene encoding pro-opiomelanocortin is translated as MCPVWLLVAVVVVGGSRGAVSQCWEHPSCQELNSDSSMTECIQLCHSDLTAEKPVVPGNAHLQPPPLPDPSSSSSFILPSSSSPQSKRSYSMEHFRWGKPVGRKRRPVKVYTSNGVEEESAEVFPGEMRRRELANELLAAAAAAEEEEKAQEVMAEEEEEQKQLLQEKKDGSYKMKHFRWSGPPASKRYGGFMKSWDERSQRPLLTLFKNVINKDGQQQ